Proteins from a genomic interval of Pseudomonas paeninsulae:
- a CDS encoding AEC family transporter translates to MAAGPKAEVAVLELLQALWPLFALIVAGFYLRRWDFPNEAFWPGAERLNYFILFPALLFSSLARAPLDNPALPRLALAVMLGLGIAWLALLLLRRLRGWPAGRFGAFSQGALRFNTYLGLAAVGSLYGQDGLSLAALMLALMVPTVNVLSVWSLTAERGVSARSLLLPILKNPLILACLGGVLINLSGLGLPGGSERLLGLLAAASLPLGLLCVGAALKPEQLGGEIPALAWNSVLRLLAMPLLAWAVAYGLQLPALESSVLVLFFALPTAPTAYVLTRQLGGDSHLMAGIITLQTLLAAASLPLLLILVVG, encoded by the coding sequence ATAGCCGCTGGTCCGAAGGCGGAGGTTGCCGTGCTGGAGTTGTTGCAGGCCTTGTGGCCATTGTTCGCCTTGATCGTCGCCGGCTTTTACCTGCGCCGCTGGGACTTCCCCAACGAAGCCTTCTGGCCCGGTGCCGAGCGGCTGAATTACTTCATCCTGTTTCCCGCCCTGCTGTTCAGCAGCCTGGCCAGGGCGCCGCTGGACAACCCGGCGCTGCCACGCCTGGCCCTGGCGGTGATGCTCGGCCTGGGTATCGCCTGGCTGGCGCTGCTCCTTTTGCGGCGCCTGCGCGGCTGGCCGGCCGGACGTTTCGGGGCCTTCAGCCAGGGCGCGCTGCGCTTCAACACCTACCTGGGCCTGGCCGCAGTGGGCAGCCTGTACGGCCAGGACGGCTTGAGCCTGGCCGCCCTGATGCTGGCCCTGATGGTGCCCACGGTCAACGTGCTGTCAGTCTGGTCACTGACCGCCGAGCGCGGCGTCAGTGCGCGCAGTCTGCTCCTGCCTATTCTCAAGAACCCGCTGATTCTCGCCTGCCTCGGCGGCGTCCTGATCAACCTCAGCGGGCTCGGCCTGCCCGGCGGCAGCGAGCGCCTGCTCGGCCTGCTCGCCGCCGCCAGCCTGCCGCTTGGCCTGCTCTGCGTCGGCGCCGCGCTCAAGCCCGAACAACTCGGCGGCGAAATTCCCGCCCTGGCCTGGAACAGCGTCCTGCGCTTGCTGGCCATGCCCCTGCTGGCCTGGGCCGTGGCCTATGGCCTGCAATTGCCCGCGCTGGAAAGCAGCGTACTGGTGCTGTTCTTCGCCCTGCCGACGGCACCGACCGCCTATGTACTGACCCGCCAACTGGGCGGCGACAGCCACCTGATGGCCGGCATCATCACCCTGCAGACGCTGTTGGCGGCTGCTAGCCTGCCCTTGCTACTGATACTGGTGGTGGGCTGA
- a CDS encoding DUF2388 domain-containing protein, translating to MHRSLLVAVALLAVSVGTAQAQTLVATSNIIVQALDRTFDFTSDTTTSVRDSKIVLAARDDAASFVASQGAIRGVQLEAALGTIRSRVPEAQHASDQILAEAILAR from the coding sequence ATGCATCGTTCCTTGCTTGTCGCTGTCGCCCTGCTTGCCGTGTCCGTCGGCACTGCCCAGGCGCAAACCCTGGTTGCCACCAGCAATATCATCGTGCAGGCGCTTGACCGTACGTTCGACTTCACCTCGGACACCACCACCTCGGTGCGTGACTCGAAAATCGTCCTGGCCGCGCGTGACGATGCTGCCAGTTTCGTCGCCAGCCAGGGCGCCATCCGCGGCGTGCAACTGGAAGCGGCACTCGGCACCATTCGCAGCCGCGTGCCGGAAGCGCAGCACGCCTCCGATCAGATACTGGCCGAAGCCATTCTCGCCAGGTGA
- a CDS encoding GFA family protein — MSDVHSGGCQCGALRYQFRAALRDIAHCHCSICRRSTGGILTTWITVPLASFAWLAGTPTEFVSSASCTRSFCPSCGAHLTLFTTLSPETLDITVATLDQPERAPADRHIWVQSRLPWLHVDEQLPQEQQEHIP; from the coding sequence ATGAGCGACGTGCACAGCGGTGGTTGTCAGTGCGGCGCCTTGCGCTATCAATTCCGCGCAGCATTGCGCGACATCGCCCATTGCCACTGCTCGATCTGTCGCCGCAGTACCGGCGGCATCCTCACCACCTGGATCACGGTGCCACTGGCAAGCTTTGCGTGGCTGGCCGGTACGCCGACCGAGTTCGTCTCGTCAGCCAGTTGCACGCGCAGTTTCTGTCCGAGTTGTGGCGCCCACCTGACCCTGTTCACCACGCTCAGTCCTGAGACCCTGGATATCACCGTTGCCACCCTGGATCAGCCGGAACGGGCGCCGGCGGACCGGCATATCTGGGTGCAGAGCCGTTTGCCCTGGCTGCATGTGGACGAGCAGTTACCGCAGGAGCAGCAGGAGCACATCCCTTAG
- a CDS encoding DUF7844 domain-containing protein — translation MNLTRTWLLALTLLTSVGSHAELRLALDSDALNSSERQASQALLNEALAALPAGFKQRLDRRVKVRWRPMQAEVYGRAGRFSGIELNSQLLPSLSDGSAATTPTQRPHGNVRRELLATVLHELTHLYDRAQLWPQDEKRLLQRCRQRLASLGPIGLPDACRGQTARRFTLSDDPRLLDLAGWPQQVGRRGAREQANGQVARSPDVYELNNPREFVAVNLEYFLLDPSYACRRPSLARHFSAHFAGWTAANQQPCTDGYAYLNAGRDFARQPLGTLDPARVYQVDYLLAEANQEWASRWGHSMLRLVICAPGRPRGPDCRLDLDEHLVLSYRAFVGDLQLSSWDGLTGAYPSRLFVLPLAQVIEEYTKVELRSLASVPLKLDRVQLEQLVTRAAEQHWSYDGDYYFISNNCAVETLKLLRSGSQHPRLQALDSILPNGLLETLVARDLADRSVLDDPREALRLGYRFDSFRDRYQAMFAVLQQRLPIAQANVEDWLEQSAEVRRPWFAKADLRASAALLLLEQAALRRQLLLAQDELKRRYLTGRAAKDPSLNKAGGALEQILVNSGFLSRPAELLEGGYGLPQRAEWQRLEAESRNRQQQLRQLSDDLDQEVRNLLEPARMAELEANEVNLVQLGEHLRRLHEASGGLMLP, via the coding sequence GTGAATCTGACCCGCACCTGGCTGCTGGCCCTTACTCTTCTGACCAGTGTCGGCAGCCATGCCGAGCTGCGCCTGGCGCTGGATAGCGATGCGCTCAACAGTAGTGAACGGCAGGCCAGTCAGGCGCTGTTGAACGAAGCGCTCGCGGCCCTGCCAGCAGGCTTCAAGCAACGCCTGGACCGGCGCGTCAAGGTGCGCTGGCGACCGATGCAGGCCGAGGTGTACGGTCGCGCCGGACGCTTCAGCGGCATCGAATTGAACAGCCAGCTGCTGCCGTCACTTAGCGATGGCAGCGCCGCCACTACGCCAACCCAGCGCCCGCATGGCAACGTGCGCCGCGAGCTGCTGGCCACCGTGCTGCACGAACTGACCCACCTCTATGACCGTGCACAGCTCTGGCCGCAGGACGAAAAACGCCTGCTGCAACGCTGCCGACAGCGCCTCGCCAGCCTCGGCCCAATAGGTTTGCCCGACGCCTGCCGTGGCCAGACCGCAAGACGCTTCACCCTCAGCGACGACCCGCGCCTGCTTGACCTGGCTGGCTGGCCGCAACAGGTCGGCCGGCGCGGCGCGCGCGAGCAGGCCAACGGCCAGGTGGCGCGCAGCCCGGATGTCTACGAGTTGAACAACCCGCGCGAGTTCGTCGCGGTGAACCTCGAGTACTTCCTCCTCGACCCCAGCTACGCCTGTCGCCGACCCTCGCTGGCACGCCATTTCAGCGCGCATTTCGCCGGCTGGACAGCGGCCAACCAGCAGCCCTGCACCGACGGCTACGCCTACCTCAACGCCGGCCGCGATTTCGCCCGCCAACCGCTGGGTACCCTCGACCCGGCACGGGTCTATCAGGTCGACTACCTGCTCGCCGAGGCCAACCAGGAATGGGCCAGCCGCTGGGGCCACAGCATGCTGCGCCTGGTGATCTGCGCCCCCGGCCGGCCACGCGGGCCGGATTGCCGCCTGGACCTGGACGAACACCTGGTGCTGTCCTACCGCGCCTTCGTCGGCGATCTGCAGCTGTCCAGCTGGGACGGCCTGACCGGCGCCTACCCGTCGCGCCTGTTCGTCCTGCCGCTGGCCCAGGTGATCGAGGAATACACCAAGGTCGAACTTCGCAGCCTGGCCTCGGTACCACTGAAGCTCGACCGCGTGCAGCTGGAGCAACTGGTCACCCGTGCCGCCGAACAGCACTGGAGCTACGACGGCGACTACTACTTCATCTCCAATAACTGCGCGGTGGAAACCCTCAAGCTGCTGCGTAGCGGCAGCCAGCACCCGCGCCTGCAGGCGCTCGACAGTATCCTGCCCAACGGCTTGCTCGAGACTCTGGTAGCGCGTGACCTGGCCGATCGCAGCGTGCTCGACGACCCGCGCGAGGCGCTGCGCCTGGGCTATCGCTTCGACTCCTTCCGCGACCGCTACCAGGCCATGTTCGCGGTGCTGCAACAGCGCCTGCCGATCGCCCAGGCCAACGTCGAGGACTGGCTGGAGCAGAGCGCCGAGGTCCGCCGGCCCTGGTTCGCCAAAGCCGACCTGCGGGCCAGCGCCGCGCTGTTGCTGCTCGAGCAAGCCGCGCTACGCCGCCAATTGCTGTTGGCCCAGGACGAACTCAAGCGCCGCTACCTCACCGGTCGTGCGGCCAAGGATCCGAGCCTGAACAAAGCCGGCGGCGCCTTGGAACAGATCCTCGTCAACAGCGGTTTTCTCAGCCGGCCGGCGGAGCTGCTCGAGGGCGGATACGGTCTGCCGCAACGCGCCGAGTGGCAACGCCTGGAAGCCGAGAGCCGCAACCGCCAGCAGCAACTGCGCCAGCTCAGCGACGACCTCGACCAGGAAGTGCGCAACTTGCTGGAACCGGCGCGCATGGCGGAACTGGAGGCCAACGAAGTCAACCTGGTGCAGCTCGGCGAACACCTGCGCAGGCTGCACGAGGCCAGCGGCGGCTTAATGCTGCCGTAG